The Leucobacter chromiiresistens genome has a window encoding:
- the gyrA gene encoding DNA gyrase subunit A: MHGRIDQVDLQLEMQRSYLDYAMSVIVGRALPDVRDGLKPVHRRVIYTMYDGGYRPDKAFSKCTRVIGDVMGQFHPHGDSAVYDSLVRLVQPWTLRYPLALGQGNFGSPGNDGAAAHRYTETKMAPLALEMVRDIDEDTVDFQDNYDGRTQEPTVLTSRFPNLLVNGSVGIAVGMATNIPPHNLREVSEAAIWHLEHPDASRDELLDALMERVHGPDFPTGAQILGTKGIREAYRTGRGSITMRAVVNIEEIQGRTCLVVTELPYQVNPDNLAVKIADLVKDNKVQGIADIRDESSGRTGQRLVVVLKRDAIAKVVLNNLYKHTQLQENFGANMLAIVDGIPRTLALDGFITAWAKHQIEVIVRRTAFRLKKADAEAHIQRGYLKALDALDEVIALIRRSPTVEEAREGLMGLLSVDQIQADAILGLQLRRLAALERQKILDLAAKLEAQIAEYEAILASPSEQRGIVVQELGEIVTKFGDERRTAILHGYDGDMSMEDLIPEEEMVVTITRGGYVKRTRIDNYRSQHRGGKGVKGAQLRADDIVEHFFVTTTHHWLLFFTNTGRVYRAKTYEVPEGGRDSKGQHLANLLALAPDEMVTQILDVRDFDAAGYLVLATRDGLVKKTALTEYDTNRTGGIIAIKLRDGDELVSALIAEATDDVLLVSRHGMSVRFTASDQALRPMGRSTSGVRGMNFREGDALLGASRIDGSDGYVFVVTEGGYAKRTAVDEYRVQQRGGYGIKVAKLDENRGVLVGSLIVDETDEVLAVLASGKVVRSGVAEVPAKGRNTMGVVFARFPEQDRIIGIARNPERGLDDDESEAAGPENAENEEDLNE, translated from the coding sequence ATGCACGGTCGGATCGACCAGGTCGATCTGCAGCTCGAGATGCAGCGGTCGTACCTCGACTACGCCATGAGCGTGATCGTCGGGCGCGCCCTCCCCGACGTGCGCGACGGGCTCAAGCCCGTGCACCGACGCGTCATCTACACGATGTACGACGGCGGGTACCGACCCGACAAGGCCTTCTCGAAGTGCACGCGCGTGATCGGCGACGTGATGGGTCAGTTCCATCCGCACGGTGACAGCGCGGTGTACGACTCGCTGGTGCGTCTCGTGCAGCCGTGGACACTGCGGTACCCGCTCGCGCTCGGACAGGGCAACTTCGGCTCCCCGGGCAACGACGGCGCCGCTGCGCACCGATACACCGAGACGAAGATGGCGCCGCTGGCCCTCGAGATGGTGCGGGATATCGACGAGGACACCGTCGACTTCCAGGACAACTACGACGGTCGCACGCAGGAGCCGACGGTGCTCACCTCGCGCTTCCCCAACCTGCTCGTCAACGGCTCGGTCGGCATCGCCGTGGGCATGGCGACGAACATTCCGCCGCACAACCTTCGCGAGGTCTCCGAGGCGGCGATCTGGCACCTCGAGCACCCCGATGCGAGTCGCGACGAGCTCCTCGACGCGCTCATGGAGCGCGTGCACGGGCCGGACTTCCCGACCGGCGCCCAGATCCTCGGCACCAAGGGCATCCGCGAGGCGTACCGCACCGGCCGCGGATCGATCACCATGCGGGCGGTCGTCAACATCGAGGAGATCCAGGGCCGCACCTGTCTCGTCGTCACCGAACTGCCGTACCAGGTGAACCCCGACAACCTCGCCGTCAAGATCGCCGACCTCGTCAAAGACAACAAGGTGCAGGGCATCGCCGACATCCGCGACGAGTCGAGCGGCCGCACCGGTCAGCGCCTGGTCGTCGTGCTCAAGCGCGATGCCATCGCGAAGGTCGTGCTGAACAACCTCTACAAGCACACGCAGCTCCAGGAGAACTTCGGCGCCAACATGCTGGCGATCGTCGACGGCATTCCCCGCACGCTGGCGCTGGACGGGTTCATCACCGCCTGGGCGAAGCACCAGATCGAGGTCATCGTACGTCGCACGGCGTTCCGACTGAAGAAGGCGGACGCGGAAGCCCACATCCAGCGCGGATACCTGAAGGCGCTCGACGCACTCGACGAGGTCATCGCCCTCATCCGCCGCTCGCCGACGGTCGAGGAGGCCCGTGAGGGGCTCATGGGGCTGCTCAGCGTGGATCAGATCCAGGCGGATGCGATCCTCGGCCTGCAGCTGCGCCGTCTCGCCGCTCTCGAGCGTCAGAAGATTCTCGACCTCGCCGCGAAGCTCGAGGCGCAGATCGCCGAGTACGAGGCGATTCTCGCCTCGCCCTCCGAGCAGCGCGGGATCGTGGTGCAGGAGCTCGGGGAGATCGTCACGAAGTTCGGCGACGAGCGTCGCACGGCCATCCTCCACGGATACGACGGCGACATGTCGATGGAGGACCTCATTCCCGAGGAGGAGATGGTCGTCACCATCACCCGCGGCGGGTACGTCAAGCGCACGCGCATCGACAACTACCGGTCTCAGCACCGCGGCGGCAAGGGCGTCAAGGGCGCCCAGCTGCGCGCCGACGACATCGTCGAGCACTTCTTCGTCACCACCACGCATCACTGGCTTCTGTTCTTCACGAACACCGGGCGCGTCTACCGCGCGAAGACGTACGAGGTGCCCGAGGGCGGTCGGGATTCGAAGGGGCAGCATCTCGCGAACCTGCTGGCGCTCGCGCCCGACGAGATGGTCACCCAGATCCTCGACGTGCGCGACTTCGACGCCGCCGGCTACCTGGTGCTCGCCACCCGAGACGGGCTGGTCAAGAAGACCGCACTGACGGAGTACGACACCAACCGCACGGGCGGCATCATCGCCATCAAGCTGCGCGACGGTGACGAACTCGTCTCAGCGCTCATCGCAGAGGCGACCGATGACGTGCTGCTCGTGTCGCGGCATGGCATGTCGGTGCGCTTCACCGCCTCTGATCAGGCACTTCGCCCCATGGGGCGCTCGACGAGCGGCGTGCGCGGCATGAACTTCCGCGAGGGCGACGCCCTCCTCGGTGCGTCGCGCATCGATGGGAGCGACGGCTACGTCTTCGTCGTCACCGAGGGCGGGTACGCGAAGCGCACCGCTGTCGACGAGTACCGAGTGCAGCAGCGCGGCGGGTACGGCATCAAGGTCGCGAAGCTCGACGAGAACCGCGGAGTGCTCGTGGGCTCCCTGATCGTCGATGAGACCGACGAGGTGCTCGCGGTGCTGGCGAGCGGCAAGGTCGTGCGCTCCGGAGTGGCGGAGGTGCCGGCGAAGGGCCGCAACACCATGGGGGTGGTCTTTGCACGATTCCCAGAGCAGGACCGTATTATTGGCATCGCGCGCAACCCGGAGCGTGGGCTCGACGACGATGAGTCCGAGGCCGCAGGGCCCGAGAACGCGGAAAACGAGGAAGACCTGAATGAGTAA
- a CDS encoding DUF3566 domain-containing protein, producing MSNTVADKLAKKTRKKAPAKQVRLKLVYVDFWSAVKFSFLVAICFAVVSVVSTILVYTVLLQTGVFAQVDQLFMDIVGEDNSLMKIIGFPQVLGFSVVVGILNVIVGTALGAVGSLVYNLLVRVLGGFQLGFTSN from the coding sequence ATGAGTAACACTGTCGCCGACAAACTGGCCAAGAAGACCCGTAAGAAGGCGCCGGCGAAGCAGGTTCGCCTCAAGCTCGTCTACGTCGACTTCTGGTCGGCGGTGAAGTTCTCGTTCCTCGTCGCCATCTGCTTCGCGGTCGTCAGCGTCGTCTCGACGATCCTCGTCTACACCGTGCTGCTGCAGACCGGTGTATTCGCGCAGGTCGACCAGCTGTTCATGGACATCGTGGGCGAGGACAACAGCCTCATGAAGATCATCGGCTTCCCGCAGGTGCTCGGCTTCTCCGTGGTCGTCGGCATTCTCAACGTGATCGTGGGCACCGCACTCGGGGCGGTCGGATCCCTCGTCTACAACCTGCTCGTGCGGGTTCTCGGCGGATTCCAGCTCGGGTTCACGAGCAACTGA